One region of Mugil cephalus isolate CIBA_MC_2020 chromosome 17, CIBA_Mcephalus_1.1, whole genome shotgun sequence genomic DNA includes:
- the trmt61a gene encoding tRNA (adenine(58)-N(1))-methyltransferase catalytic subunit TRMT61A isoform X2 — MSFVEYSDFIQDGDVAIVYLSHNSVMPVKVQQGAQTQTRYGVIRHSTDLIGQRYGSKVTCSKGGWVYVLHPTPELWTVALPHRTQILYTTDIATITMMLELKPGSVVCESGTGSGSLSHAILRTIAPTGHLHTVEFHQQRAEKVAEEFKEHRVDHLVTVRNQDVCQDGFGVTGVADAVFLDIPSPWEAVGHAKAALKKRGGRLCSFSPCIEQVQRTCDALSDHGFEEIDTLEVLLRVHEVRTVSLPLPDFGSDSEEAPPAVGATEHPSVTMKTTTPPRRMPGHTGYLTFATKPRS; from the exons ATGAGCTTTGTGGAGTACTCAGACTTCATCCAGGATGGGGACGTCGCGATCGTTTACCTCAGCCACAACTCCGTGATGCCCGTCAAGGTGCAGCAGGGCGCCCAAACGCAGACACGCTACGGGGTCATTCGCCACTCCACCGACCTGATCGGTCAGCGCTACGGGTCGAAGGTGACCTGCAGCAAAGGCGGGTGGGTCTACGTCCTGCACCCAACGCCGGAGCTGTGGACCGTCGCCTTGCCTCACCGCACACAGATCCTCTACACCACAGACATCGCCACCATCACCATGATGCTGGAGCTGAAGCCGGGCTCTGTCGTCTGCGAGTCAG GTACAGGCAGCGGCTCCCTGTCCCACGCCATCCTCCGCACCATCGCCCCCACGGGCCACCTCCACACCGTGGAGTTCCACCAGCAGCGAGCCGAGAAAGTGGCCGAGGAGTTCAAGGAGCATCGCGTGGATCATCTGGTCACGGTGCGGAACCAGGACGTGTGTCAGGACGGGTTTGGAGTGACGGGGGTGGCGGACGCCGTCTTCCTGGACATCCCCAGCCCCTGGGAGGCGGTGGGACACGCCAAGGCTGCTTTGAAGAAGCGAG GAGGCCGGCTGTGCTCCTTCTCCCCGTGCATAGAGCAGGTCCAGAGGACGTGCGACGCTCTGTCCGATCACGGCTTCGAGGAGATCGACACCCTGGAGGTTCTGCTGAGGGTCCACGAGGTCCGGACCGTCTCCCTGCCGCTGCCGGACTTCGGCTCCGACTCGGAGGAGGCGCCTCCCGCCGTGGGCGCCACGGAGCACCCCTCCGTGACCATGAAGACCACCACGCCGCCCAGACGGATGCCCGGCCACACGGGGTACCTCACCTTCGCCACCAAACCCAGAAGCTGA
- the trmt61a gene encoding tRNA (adenine(58)-N(1))-methyltransferase catalytic subunit TRMT61A isoform X1 — translation MSFVEYSDFIQDGDVAIVYLSHNSVMPVKVQQGAQTQTRYGVIRHSTDLIGQRYGSKVTCSKGGWVYVLHPTPELWTVALPHRTQILYTTDIATITMMLELKPGSVVCESGTGSGSLSHAILRTIAPTGHLHTVEFHQQRAEKVAEEFKEHRVDHLVTVRNQDVCQDGFGVTGVADAVFLDIPSPWEAVGHAKAALKKRAGGRLCSFSPCIEQVQRTCDALSDHGFEEIDTLEVLLRVHEVRTVSLPLPDFGSDSEEAPPAVGATEHPSVTMKTTTPPRRMPGHTGYLTFATKPRS, via the exons ATGAGCTTTGTGGAGTACTCAGACTTCATCCAGGATGGGGACGTCGCGATCGTTTACCTCAGCCACAACTCCGTGATGCCCGTCAAGGTGCAGCAGGGCGCCCAAACGCAGACACGCTACGGGGTCATTCGCCACTCCACCGACCTGATCGGTCAGCGCTACGGGTCGAAGGTGACCTGCAGCAAAGGCGGGTGGGTCTACGTCCTGCACCCAACGCCGGAGCTGTGGACCGTCGCCTTGCCTCACCGCACACAGATCCTCTACACCACAGACATCGCCACCATCACCATGATGCTGGAGCTGAAGCCGGGCTCTGTCGTCTGCGAGTCAG GTACAGGCAGCGGCTCCCTGTCCCACGCCATCCTCCGCACCATCGCCCCCACGGGCCACCTCCACACCGTGGAGTTCCACCAGCAGCGAGCCGAGAAAGTGGCCGAGGAGTTCAAGGAGCATCGCGTGGATCATCTGGTCACGGTGCGGAACCAGGACGTGTGTCAGGACGGGTTTGGAGTGACGGGGGTGGCGGACGCCGTCTTCCTGGACATCCCCAGCCCCTGGGAGGCGGTGGGACACGCCAAGGCTGCTTTGAAGAAGCGAG CAGGAGGCCGGCTGTGCTCCTTCTCCCCGTGCATAGAGCAGGTCCAGAGGACGTGCGACGCTCTGTCCGATCACGGCTTCGAGGAGATCGACACCCTGGAGGTTCTGCTGAGGGTCCACGAGGTCCGGACCGTCTCCCTGCCGCTGCCGGACTTCGGCTCCGACTCGGAGGAGGCGCCTCCCGCCGTGGGCGCCACGGAGCACCCCTCCGTGACCATGAAGACCACCACGCCGCCCAGACGGATGCCCGGCCACACGGGGTACCTCACCTTCGCCACCAAACCCAGAAGCTGA
- the ckba gene encoding creatine kinase, brain a isoform X1: MSENMEMISESMAKLTLKRLLAEDEFPDLSQHNNHMAKYLTLDMYKKLRALATPNGFTIDGVIQTGVDNPGHPFIMTVGCVAGDEETYEVFKELLDPVIEDRHGGYKPTDKHKTDLNPDNLKGGDDLDPNYVLSSRVRTGRSIRGFCLPPHCSRGERRAVEKLSIEALDSLSGDLKGKYYALKNMTDAEQQQLIDDHFLFDKPVSPLLLASGMARDWPDARGIWHNDNKTFLVWVNEEDHLRVISMQKGGNMKEVFNRFCTGLTKIESLFKDRGHAFMWNEHLGYVLTCPSNLGTGLRAGVHVKLPNMSKHAKFEEVLKRLRLQKRGTGGVDTAAVGGVFDISNADRLGFSEVELVQMVVDGVRLLVDMEKKLEKGEAIDSMIPAQK, encoded by the exons ATGTCCGAGAACATGGAGATGAT ctCTGAGAGTATGGCCAAGCTGACGCTGAAGAGGCTGTTAGCTGAGGATGAGTTTCCAGATCTCAGTCAGCACAACAACCACATGGCCAAATACTTAACCCTGGACATGTACAAGAAGCTGAGGGCTCTGGCTACACCCAACGGCTTCACCATAGATGGTGTCATTCAGACAGGGGTTGATAATCCTG GACACCCCTTCATCATGACTGTGGGCTGTGTTGCCGGGGACGAGGAGACTTATGAAGTCTTCAAGGAGCTGCTGGACCCTGTGATCGAGGACAGACACGGAGGATACAAACCCACAGACAAGCACAAGACTGACCTCAACCCAGACAACCTGAAG GGCGGCGACGACCTCGACCCCAACTACGTCCTGAGCTCCAGAGTCCGAACAGGACGCAGCATCCGCGGCTTCTGTCTGCCACCGCACTGCAGCCGAGGAGAGAGACGCGCCGTGGAGAAGCTCTCCATCGAAG CTCTGGATTCTCTGTCTGGAGACCTGAAGGGGAAATACTACGCCCTGAAGAACATGACGgatgctgagcagcagcagctcatcgacgaccacttcctgtttgataAGCCGGTGTCTCCTCTGCTCCTGGCCTCAGGGATGGCCCGAGACTGGCCCGACGCCAGAGGAATCTG GCACAATGACAACAAGACATTCCTGGTGTGGGTGAACGAGGAGGATCACCTGCGTGTGATCTCTATGcagaaaggaggaaacatgaaggaGGTGTTCAACCGCTTCTGCACCGGACTCACCAAG ATCGAGAGTCTGTTCAAGGACAGAGGCCACGCCTTCATGTGGAATGAACATCTGGGCTACGTCCTCACCTGCCCGTCCAACCTGGGCACCGGCCTGCGCGCCGGAGTCCACGTGAAGCTGCCCAACATGAGCAAACACGCCAAGTTTGAGGAGGTTCTCAAGAGGCTGAGGCTCCAGAAACGTGGAACCG GTGGCGTGGACACGGCTGCTGTGGGCGGAGTCTTTGACATCTCCAACGCCGACCGCCTGGGTTTCTCTGAGGTGGAGCTGGTGCAGATGGTGGTGGACGGAGTCCGGCTGCTGGTGGACatggagaagaagctggagaaggGAGAGGCCATCGACAGCATGATTCCAGCCCAGAAGTAA
- the ckba gene encoding creatine kinase, brain a isoform X2: MPFGNTHNQLKLKYTPEQEYPDLSKHNNHMAKILTPAMYERLRSKQTPSGFTLDDVIQTGVDNPGHPFIMTVGCVAGDEETYEVFKELLDPVIEDRHGGYKPTDKHKTDLNPDNLKGGDDLDPNYVLSSRVRTGRSIRGFCLPPHCSRGERRAVEKLSIEALDSLSGDLKGKYYALKNMTDAEQQQLIDDHFLFDKPVSPLLLASGMARDWPDARGIWHNDNKTFLVWVNEEDHLRVISMQKGGNMKEVFNRFCTGLTKIESLFKDRGHAFMWNEHLGYVLTCPSNLGTGLRAGVHVKLPNMSKHAKFEEVLKRLRLQKRGTGGVDTAAVGGVFDISNADRLGFSEVELVQMVVDGVRLLVDMEKKLEKGEAIDSMIPAQK, from the exons ATGCCTTTCGGTAACACGCACAACCAGCTGAAGCTGAAGTACACCCCGGAGCAGGAGTACCCGGACCTCAGCAAGCACAACAATCACATGGCCAAGATCCTGACTCCTGCTATGTACGAGCGGCTGAGGAGCAAACAGACACCCAGTGGATTTACCCTGGATGATGTCATTCAGACTGGGGTTGATAACCCAG GACACCCCTTCATCATGACTGTGGGCTGTGTTGCCGGGGACGAGGAGACTTATGAAGTCTTCAAGGAGCTGCTGGACCCTGTGATCGAGGACAGACACGGAGGATACAAACCCACAGACAAGCACAAGACTGACCTCAACCCAGACAACCTGAAG GGCGGCGACGACCTCGACCCCAACTACGTCCTGAGCTCCAGAGTCCGAACAGGACGCAGCATCCGCGGCTTCTGTCTGCCACCGCACTGCAGCCGAGGAGAGAGACGCGCCGTGGAGAAGCTCTCCATCGAAG CTCTGGATTCTCTGTCTGGAGACCTGAAGGGGAAATACTACGCCCTGAAGAACATGACGgatgctgagcagcagcagctcatcgacgaccacttcctgtttgataAGCCGGTGTCTCCTCTGCTCCTGGCCTCAGGGATGGCCCGAGACTGGCCCGACGCCAGAGGAATCTG GCACAATGACAACAAGACATTCCTGGTGTGGGTGAACGAGGAGGATCACCTGCGTGTGATCTCTATGcagaaaggaggaaacatgaaggaGGTGTTCAACCGCTTCTGCACCGGACTCACCAAG ATCGAGAGTCTGTTCAAGGACAGAGGCCACGCCTTCATGTGGAATGAACATCTGGGCTACGTCCTCACCTGCCCGTCCAACCTGGGCACCGGCCTGCGCGCCGGAGTCCACGTGAAGCTGCCCAACATGAGCAAACACGCCAAGTTTGAGGAGGTTCTCAAGAGGCTGAGGCTCCAGAAACGTGGAACCG GTGGCGTGGACACGGCTGCTGTGGGCGGAGTCTTTGACATCTCCAACGCCGACCGCCTGGGTTTCTCTGAGGTGGAGCTGGTGCAGATGGTGGTGGACGGAGTCCGGCTGCTGGTGGACatggagaagaagctggagaaggGAGAGGCCATCGACAGCATGATTCCAGCCCAGAAGTAA